CGGCTTCATCGCCACGGGCATTCCGGTTACGCCGTTTTCCGACAACGACCTCGTCAACGAAAAGCCCTATCAGCTCATACACCTCGAGGCGCGCGCGCTCAACAGCACCACGGTGCTCGCGAGCACCGACGTGGTGATCCCGGTCAGCCACGAGATCGGCTGCTTGAAATCGGGCTGCCACGTCTCCGAACAGGCCATACTGAACAAACACAGCAGCGTGAACGGCACGTTCAACCGCAACGGACCCGTGCTCTGCGCCTCGTGCCACGCGTCGAACGCGCTGGGCACGGTCGGTACAAAAAATGCGAAGTCGCTCTCCTTCCGCATCCACGACAAACACAAGTCGTTCATCGACGAAAGGGCGAAGACGAAGTCCACAAAACTCGCCGCCTGTTACAACTGCCATCCGGGCGCCAACACACGCTGCTATCGCGACGTCATGCTCACCGACGGCGAGAAGGTGTGTCAGGATTGCCACGGCTCGATGGCGACCATCGCGTCGTCGATCAGCGCGGGCCGCAGGCCCTGGCTCGACGAGCCCACGTGCAGGTCGTGCCACGGCAGCAGTTTCGGCGAACAGACCAACACGCTGTACCGCAATTCCAAGGGTCACGGCAATCTGTATTGTTCCGCGTGTCATGGCAGTCCGCACGCCATCACACCCACCACACAGCCCAACGACAATCTGCAGAACGTGCGTCTGCAGGGGAATGCGGGCACGCTGTCGAAGTGCACCGTGTGCCATACCACAAAGCCGACGGGTGCGGGACCACACGGAAAGTATTACAAAGACGGAGTGGCCGTCGAAGCGCCATCGGAGTTTGTGTTGCAGCAGGTGTATCCCAATCCTGTGACGGCCGGCGCCGCGGCACAGGCGATGGTCACCTACTCCCTGCCCGTGGACGCGCATGTCACACTCGACGTGTATGATTACGCTGGACGCGTGGTTTCGAAGGTGATCGATGCCGATGTGTCGGGCGGCGTACACGGGGCAACACTCGAGCTGGCCTCGCTACCGCCGGGTGTGTACTTCTGCACCATCACCGCAGGCACATACCACGCCGCAAACAAAATTGTGCTGACGCGGTAAACGGCATCCGGCACGCAGAACTCTTCCACGCACAACGCCCCGGCCGAACGACCGGGGCGTTGTGTATGAGGCACCGGGACCGCCGTGCGCGGCGGCGCTTATTTGATCGGCTTCAGACTCTCGTCGAGCTGACGGATCTCGTCGGAGTACTTCTCGAACTCGGCGCTGGTCCCGACCGCGCTGATCTCGAGGATTTTTGCCGTCGGAGTCACAACCATGCAATAGTAGATGATCACCGGCTGCCCGTCGCGCATGGTGGCCGTGCCTGCCACTTCCCACGAATCCATACCGTTCGACTTTGCCTGCGTCACTTCGCCAAGATTCACAGCGGTGAATTCCTTCTGCAAATCGGCCGTCACTTCTGCGATGGCGTTGTCGATCTGATGCGCTTCCATGACGGAAAGCGAGATCCCGAGTTCCTTGCCCGGTGTGTAGATCGTGAACGCCTCGTCGCCGGACTCGTAGAACCAGCCCGCGGGAATCGTGATCTCCACACCCGCGTCTTTATGCGCAAACGTTTCCTGCGCGTGAACCGTGAGGCCGGAGAGGCCAAGGAGGAATATCGCAACGAAAAGAGATTTCATTGTGTGCCCTGGATAAAAGGATATGTGGATGAGTGATGTCGCAATATACAGATCGCACGGCGTTTCCCCAACCGGCAACGGCGAATCCATTCCGCCGTTGTGCGAGACGACCGTGTACACTCCGACGGCACAGGGCACGGCAGAGGCACGCCGCGTGTGATCGTACTCCCCTGCCGGAGTGTTTCAGGCGCCGTAGATCACCGGCATACCGCCTTTCCACGTGTTCCAGAGTTTGTCGTCGTCGGTGAATGCGGCCAGACAGTGCGCGGTGTTGATACGGCTCGTGCGGCCGGGATGGAACAGCGCGCTGCTCGTGGGCGATGTGTGCAGTGTGTAGGGTGTCACGGCCTCGGTATTCACCAATGTGTCGGGACGCAGCACCACCCATTCCACACTCGGATGATCCGGTCCCACGGAGACACGCAGGACGTCGGACGCCGCCTCGTTGTCGGCATGTGGTGGCAGCGCGCGGCGCAGGAGGGCCAGCACACAGCGCTCGGCGAACGAACGCGGCTCGTCGAGATCACGATTGCTGTTGCCCGCCGTGTTCATAAGCACAAAACGTACGGGTCTGCCAGGGCGCAGCGACACCACCGCGTTGCACAGCCGCGATACGGCCTCTGTCACGAGACGGCGCGGCTTGCCGTAGATGCCCTTTAATGTCAGCGTGTGGCCGAGGCACAACACGATCGCGTCGCAGCCGCGCACATGTTCCGTGAGTGCCGGCAGGTCGAAATCCAAGATGGCGCCGGGGATGAGTGTGAGTCCGCCGCGCGCGCGCAGGGTGTCCGGGAGTGATTCGGGCCTGCGCAGCATGGCGCGCACAGTCTGTCCGCGGTCCAGCAACTGTTCCACTACCAGGCGCCCCGTTGCGCCGCTGGCACCCACCACGAGAGTTGTCATTCCTGCGGCTCCTGTTTATCCCACGAGGTTCGTAATCCTGGTCATACGGCGGGATGAGTGTCTAGTTGCGAATTGCCACGTTCACCCGGGGGCTGGTGCTGCCGGCTTGTGAGGTCCGTTACGCGGCATTGTAGGCCTGCTCCAGTGCCGCAACATCGAGCTTCACCATGGTCAGCATCGCCTCCATGACGGCCTGCACCTTTTTCGGATTCTCGTCGGCGATGAGTTCCATGAACCGCCGCGGAACGATTTGCCAGGTCAGGCCGAAGGGATCGGTGATCCATCCGCAGGCCGAGGGAGTTGCGCCGGCGCCGAGCAATGTGTTCCAGTATTCGTCCACCTCGTTCTGATCTTTGCAGTCCACAAAGAGCGAGAATCCCTCCGAGAATTTGAAGTGCGGCCCCCCGTTGTAACCCATAAAGGCCTGGCCGCCGACGACAAACTCGGCGGACGTGACCGGGCCGTCCTTCCCAGTGCGCGCCACGGCCTTGATTTCAGAATCGGGAAACGTTGCTGTATAAAATGCCATCGCGGCTTCGAGCTGGTCGTTGAACATGAGAAACGGTGTTACTTTCTTCATCGATGCATCTCCTGTGTGTGGGGTGGCCCGAACAATAGGAACTTCGTCGGTGGATAACAACCCTCGGATGCAGTCGCGCTGAGGGCGGCACAACGGTCGTTGCACGTAACACGTTTCCACGTTCCACGTAACACGTCGCACGTAATACGTCGCACGTTCAACGTTCTACGATCCACATGGCTACTTTCCACGTTGCTACGTTCGACAGAGCCCGGAGCGAAGCGGAGGGCGGCACCACGAGCCCGGAGCGAAGCGAAGGGCGACACAACGGTCGTTACACGTTGCCACGTTCCACGTAACACGTCGCACGTTCAACGTTCTACGATCCACGTGTCTACTTTCAACTTTGCTACTTTCTACGTGCTTGATACAGGCTGCAAATATCATGCACCGGAGTTATATCTGTGGTGTGTGATGGCCGATGTGTGGTGCCGACGTCTTACACCGCGGAACACACGTTGTGACCTGTAGAAAACATGTTGCGCCATTGTGTACGTTCAGTGAAATGATAGATGCAGGTCCGTGTACACAGTTCCACGTTTGGTAACCATTTCCTCAAGTCCCGCTACCGTTTTTGCATGTGCCGCCACACGTGTTCCACACCCGTGAAACAGAGTTCAACGTTCGGTCACCATCCTTCCATGCCGTGTCACCAATGTATGTTTTTCAATATCGTCGAAAACAGCGCGGAATCGCTATAATGATTGCGTGCTGGCAAGTATTATGTTGCGACAACCCTGGCTGCAAAAACGACATCTCTGCGCCTTCCCTCTTCATACTCCATACTCCGCGCCGCCCTCCACCCATTGCGTTCCTCAGCAACATCGCGTATTGTGCGGCTGATACATTCCTCGCCCGCATTCCAGAGGGTATTTCCGACAATATCGTCTTTTGTAACCGCCCGCCTCGTCATCCTGTCACTATGTAACATATCCCATGGACTTAGGAGCATCGACTCCCATGAAACTTTGTGCCGCTTTTCTGCTCTGCCTTGCCATTGTCCCACTCACCGCTGACGCGCAGAACAGGAGCGCGCGATTGTTGCGCGACCGCTACGGGGTGACACACGCCATCGGGGCCGCTGCCGGCGACACACTGGCACTGGAGGAAGCCGCGTTTTTTGGTGCGGGATATGCCGCCGCGCGCGACCGCCTGCTGCAGATGGTTCTGGCGCGCGCGTCGGTGCAAGGACGTCTGGCCGAAATACTCGGCGCGCGGGCCACGGCACAGGATCGCCGTATGCGCATACTCGGGCTCTACCAACAAGCGCGGTACTGCGCCACACAGCTCGGCGACACGGCGCGCCGCCTGCTGGACGCTTACGCGCGTGGTGTGAATGAATATATGGGGACACACCCGCAGCACATCTCGAATCTGGCTCTGTCCACGGCGATAATACCAGAACCATGGACGCCGGCCGACGGCATCGCCTGTTTCCTACGTATAGCCGAGTTCTTCGACCGCGGCTGGGCAGGCGAAGTGCAGGCGCAGAAGACGTTCGAAGCGATGCTGGGCAGCAAAACACGCGAGCAGGCCATCGCGGAACTGGAGGCCGGGCGGCGGCAGGTGGACGATAGCGCCGCCATTGTGACACGCGACGAGTACCAACGCTACAACGAGGAATTCGGCAAACTGTTCACCGGCTCCGGCGGGCACGCGTCGTTTCACAAGGGATCGGATGTAACGGAGGAATGGGAGCCGCCGAAGATGAGCCACAACTGGGTGCTCGCCGCGTCGCGATCCAGCTCCGGCTATCCCGTGCTGGAAGCCGATCCGCAGATCGCCGTACAATCGCCCGCCACCTGGTACGAACATCACATCGCAGGCGGCCGCTACAATGTGCGCGGCATCTCGCTGCCCGGCACTCCCGTCATGCTTCTGGGGTTTAACGCGCATTGCGGCTGGGGACTCACCGCGCTGGGGTCCGACAATGCCGACCTCTTCCAGGAACAACCCAAGCCGGGCAGCAGCACTGAATATGCATGGCAGGGCGGCTGGGAAACGATGAGCGAACGTGTGGAAACCATTCACGTACTCGGCGGGCAGGACGTGACCTTCACTGTGCGCGGCACACGGCACGGTCCGGTGGTGAACGACCTGCTCACGGGTGTGGACAGCGGCGACGTGTTTGCGCTGCAGTGGCTCGTGCTGAAGGAGCCCGCCACCACCATCGAGGGTCTGCTG
This is a stretch of genomic DNA from Ignavibacteriota bacterium. It encodes these proteins:
- a CDS encoding T9SS type A sorting domain-containing protein — translated: MKSHRYVLLTALFALAAFSHSASAQSYVLIGWNDLGMHCSNRDFSKIAILPPYNNVHAQLVYKGEGGKPVMLTTGYTVNYAIPGNTFSVGKTNFWTYAQTLFGLAAPLPPNVGLTGNGLSGGMKIEGNGFIATGIPVTPFSDNDLVNEKPYQLIHLEARALNSTTVLASTDVVIPVSHEIGCLKSGCHVSEQAILNKHSSVNGTFNRNGPVLCASCHASNALGTVGTKNAKSLSFRIHDKHKSFIDERAKTKSTKLAACYNCHPGANTRCYRDVMLTDGEKVCQDCHGSMATIASSISAGRRPWLDEPTCRSCHGSSFGEQTNTLYRNSKGHGNLYCSACHGSPHAITPTTQPNDNLQNVRLQGNAGTLSKCTVCHTTKPTGAGPHGKYYKDGVAVEAPSEFVLQQVYPNPVTAGAAAQAMVTYSLPVDAHVTLDVYDYAGRVVSKVIDADVSGGVHGATLELASLPPGVYFCTITAGTYHAANKIVLTR
- a CDS encoding SDR family oxidoreductase, which produces MTTLVVGASGATGRLVVEQLLDRGQTVRAMLRRPESLPDTLRARGGLTLIPGAILDFDLPALTEHVRGCDAIVLCLGHTLTLKGIYGKPRRLVTEAVSRLCNAVVSLRPGRPVRFVLMNTAGNSNRDLDEPRSFAERCVLALLRRALPPHADNEAASDVLRVSVGPDHPSVEWVVLRPDTLVNTEAVTPYTLHTSPTSSALFHPGRTSRINTAHCLAAFTDDDKLWNTWKGGMPVIYGA
- a CDS encoding VOC family protein; translated protein: MKKVTPFLMFNDQLEAAMAFYTATFPDSEIKAVARTGKDGPVTSAEFVVGGQAFMGYNGGPHFKFSEGFSLFVDCKDQNEVDEYWNTLLGAGATPSACGWITDPFGLTWQIVPRRFMELIADENPKKVQAVMEAMLTMVKLDVAALEQAYNAA